From the Microbacterium sp. W4I4 genome, one window contains:
- a CDS encoding energy-coupling factor transporter ATPase, producing MRTSAPLLRVQNLTVTHVDAAHPAPQDVSFEIRPGEIVLLLGPSGSGKSTLTLALNGLIPESVEATMTGLVEVAGRDTRETPVAQLSTDISMVFQDPDSQLVTGTVLDEVAFGLENLLLPASEVLQRAERALRQVGLWGRRAWNPDLLSGGGRQRLAIACALAMRSRVIVLDEPTANLDPQGVTDVYGALAELTRDADRAIVLVEHNLDAAIGLATRVIVLDHDGRMLLDGPARQTLHDNADRLHELGVWLPSELLQSAATGSLSLSMRGPSTSSGPQDAEAGTTGAEPAITVRNLVVQKARETVLDIPELDIAEGSFTAVVGANGAGKTTLLQALGGVVPAPHGAVMIGDLDAGRATPRRLASHVGFVFQNPEHQFIAHTVREELAHGLRLQRVDAAEIDARVDEMLDRFGLRYRAEEHPFLLSGGEKRRLSVGTALITRPRVIALDEPTFGQDRARAAELLDLLQDLQRAGTTIVIVTHDLDLVAAYATHTVVLADGAVLAAGLTAEVISEARPRNGGMADAALAPSGTWPEHPSEKVPVAQHPSRRSWDMPGGDSWGGDPVTEPSPTDPYSEVPASPRLWLHHLNPLSKIAAVLPAMALLVVTRDLITPTVFLVLSYVLVLTGARITRRTAALLIGMPVGIAVLTVGFSIWIDPAQVAGTGTVLRLGDWELYRGALLIGLTTVLRLAAILALALIGGLTTSGPDLVRAAVQQLHLPYRIGYTALAAYRFVPRFGYELSVIRAAHRVRGHGSGGPFGGRDPISRLVRGWGYIVPLLASGIRHAERVALSMDSRAFGAHPTRTERHISPFRTRDMVFIVAVIAASAAIFTATFPWQLG from the coding sequence GTGCGCACTTCCGCGCCCCTCCTTCGCGTGCAGAACCTCACCGTCACGCACGTCGATGCCGCGCACCCCGCGCCGCAGGACGTGTCGTTCGAGATCCGTCCGGGCGAGATCGTGCTGCTGCTGGGTCCGAGCGGATCGGGCAAGTCCACGCTCACGCTGGCACTGAACGGCTTGATCCCCGAGTCCGTCGAGGCCACGATGACCGGGCTCGTCGAAGTGGCCGGGCGCGACACCCGCGAGACACCCGTCGCGCAGCTCAGCACCGACATCTCGATGGTGTTCCAGGATCCCGATTCGCAGCTGGTCACGGGCACGGTGCTCGACGAGGTCGCGTTCGGGCTGGAGAACCTGCTGCTGCCGGCATCCGAAGTCCTGCAGCGCGCCGAGCGCGCGCTGCGCCAAGTGGGCCTGTGGGGGCGCCGCGCGTGGAACCCCGATCTGCTCTCCGGCGGAGGGCGTCAGCGGCTGGCGATCGCCTGCGCGCTCGCCATGCGCTCGCGCGTGATCGTGCTCGACGAACCCACCGCGAATCTCGACCCGCAGGGCGTGACCGACGTCTACGGGGCGCTGGCGGAGCTGACCCGGGATGCCGATCGCGCGATCGTGCTCGTGGAGCACAACCTCGATGCGGCCATCGGCCTCGCCACCCGGGTGATCGTCCTGGACCATGACGGGCGGATGCTGTTGGACGGCCCCGCCCGTCAGACGCTGCACGACAACGCCGACCGGCTGCACGAGCTGGGTGTCTGGCTGCCGTCTGAGCTGCTGCAGTCGGCTGCCACTGGGTCGCTGAGCCTGTCGATGCGCGGCCCTTCGACAAGCTCAGGGCCCCAGGATGCTGAGGCCGGGACCACAGGTGCGGAGCCCGCGATCACGGTGCGGAACCTGGTGGTGCAGAAGGCGCGCGAGACGGTGCTCGACATCCCCGAGCTCGACATCGCGGAAGGCTCATTCACCGCGGTCGTCGGAGCGAACGGGGCAGGCAAGACGACGCTGCTGCAGGCGCTCGGTGGGGTGGTTCCGGCACCGCATGGAGCCGTGATGATCGGTGATCTGGATGCTGGGCGCGCGACACCGCGCCGGCTGGCCTCGCACGTGGGCTTCGTGTTCCAGAATCCGGAGCACCAGTTCATCGCGCACACCGTGCGGGAGGAGCTCGCGCACGGCCTGCGTCTGCAGCGTGTGGACGCGGCCGAGATCGATGCGAGGGTCGACGAGATGCTCGACCGGTTCGGGCTGCGCTACCGGGCGGAGGAGCATCCGTTCCTGCTCTCCGGCGGCGAGAAGCGGCGCCTGTCGGTCGGCACCGCGCTGATCACGAGGCCGCGGGTGATCGCTCTCGACGAGCCGACGTTCGGACAGGATCGCGCCAGGGCTGCGGAGCTGCTCGACCTGCTTCAGGACCTGCAGCGGGCGGGCACGACGATCGTCATCGTCACGCACGACCTGGACCTCGTCGCCGCGTACGCCACGCACACCGTGGTCCTCGCCGACGGCGCCGTGCTGGCGGCGGGTTTGACGGCCGAGGTGATCTCCGAGGCGCGTCCCAGAAACGGCGGGATGGCGGATGCCGCACTCGCACCTTCTGGAACTTGGCCCGAGCATCCGTCCGAGAAGGTGCCGGTGGCGCAGCATCCGAGTCGCCGATCGTGGGACATGCCGGGTGGGGATTCCTGGGGAGGGGACCCGGTCACAGAGCCCTCGCCGACCGACCCCTACTCCGAGGTGCCGGCATCCCCACGACTGTGGCTGCACCACCTCAATCCACTCAGCAAGATCGCAGCCGTGCTGCCGGCGATGGCACTGCTCGTCGTGACGCGCGACCTCATCACGCCCACGGTCTTCCTGGTGCTGTCGTACGTGCTGGTGCTGACAGGAGCGCGGATCACGCGCCGCACCGCCGCTCTGCTGATCGGGATGCCGGTGGGCATCGCCGTGCTCACGGTCGGCTTCAGCATCTGGATCGACCCCGCCCAGGTGGCCGGCACGGGGACGGTCCTACGGCTCGGCGACTGGGAGCTGTACCGCGGTGCGCTGCTGATCGGTCTGACCACCGTGCTGCGCCTGGCCGCGATCCTGGCTCTCGCCCTCATCGGCGGACTCACCACCAGCGGCCCCGACCTGGTGCGCGCCGCCGTGCAGCAGCTGCATCTGCCGTACCGGATCGGGTACACGGCGCTGGCCGCCTACCGGTTCGTGCCGCGATTCGGCTACGAACTGTCGGTGATCCGCGCCGCGCACCGTGTGCGCGGTCACGGCTCCGGCGGCCCCTTCGGCGGACGCGATCCGATCTCCCGCCTGGTGCGCGGCTGGGGCTACATCGTGCCGCTGCTGGCATCCGGCATCCGCCATGCCGAACGCGTCGCACTGTCGATGGATTCACGCGCCTTCGGTGCCCACCCGACCCGTACAGAACGGCACATCTCGCCGTTCCGCACCCGCGACATGGTGTTCATCGTCGCGGTGATCGCGGCATCCGCAGCGATCTTCACCGCCACCTTCCCGTGGCAGCTGGGCTGA
- a CDS encoding acyl-CoA dehydrogenase family protein — translation MERDIYEEDHEAFRDLVKDFVKRYATNENIEKWEADGEVDRATMRAAGEAGIIGLSVPEEFGGAGMLQDYRFRAIVNEEVIGAGAGSLAGALGIQDDLAVPYLVHMGTPAQKEKWLPGMATGEVLGALAMTDPGAGSDLRGIKTNAKKVDGGYIVNGAKTFISSGTTADIVVTFVKTGEGNRPDAFSLLILEKGMDGFDQGKKLSKMGFHGWDTAELSFTDVFVPDENLISGKEGQGFIQLMMNLPLERLSIGVAAAAAAQAATSWTIGYTKDREAFGERIADFQNTRFRLADMVTTTEVMWAYVDRAMLAYKDRKLTAEDAAKVKFWATEREWEVLDMGVQLHGGYGYIMEYPIAKAFTDARVHRIYGGTNEIMRDLVGRQIVGKR, via the coding sequence ATGGAACGCGACATCTACGAAGAAGACCACGAGGCCTTCCGCGACCTGGTCAAGGACTTCGTCAAGCGCTATGCCACCAACGAGAACATCGAGAAGTGGGAAGCCGACGGAGAGGTCGACCGCGCGACGATGCGGGCCGCAGGCGAAGCCGGGATCATCGGCCTCTCGGTTCCCGAGGAGTTCGGCGGCGCCGGGATGCTGCAGGACTACCGCTTCCGCGCGATCGTGAACGAAGAGGTCATCGGCGCCGGCGCCGGCTCCCTCGCCGGAGCGCTCGGCATCCAGGACGACCTCGCCGTCCCCTACCTGGTGCACATGGGCACGCCGGCGCAGAAGGAGAAGTGGCTGCCAGGCATGGCGACCGGCGAGGTTCTCGGCGCGCTGGCCATGACCGACCCGGGCGCGGGCAGCGACCTGCGCGGCATCAAGACCAACGCCAAGAAGGTCGACGGCGGCTACATCGTCAACGGCGCCAAGACGTTCATCTCCTCGGGCACCACCGCGGACATCGTCGTCACGTTCGTCAAGACCGGTGAGGGCAACCGCCCCGACGCGTTCAGCCTGCTCATCCTCGAGAAGGGCATGGACGGCTTCGACCAGGGCAAGAAGCTCAGCAAGATGGGCTTCCACGGCTGGGACACCGCTGAGCTCAGCTTCACCGACGTGTTCGTGCCCGACGAGAACCTGATCAGCGGCAAGGAGGGTCAGGGCTTCATCCAGCTGATGATGAACCTGCCGCTCGAGCGCCTCTCGATCGGCGTCGCCGCGGCCGCCGCCGCGCAGGCGGCCACCAGCTGGACGATCGGCTACACGAAGGACCGCGAGGCCTTCGGCGAGCGCATCGCCGACTTCCAGAACACCCGCTTCCGTCTGGCCGACATGGTCACGACCACCGAGGTCATGTGGGCGTACGTCGACCGCGCGATGCTCGCGTACAAGGACCGCAAGCTCACCGCCGAGGACGCCGCGAAGGTCAAGTTCTGGGCGACGGAGCGCGAGTGGGAGGTGCTCGACATGGGCGTGCAGCTGCACGGCGGCTACGGCTACATCATGGAGTACCCGATCGCGAAGGCGTTCACCGACGCCCGCGTGCACCGCATCTACGGCGGCACCAACGAGATCATGCGCGACCTCGTCGGTCGTCAGATCGTCGGCAAGCGCTGA
- a CDS encoding M15 family metallopeptidase, protein MSVAYSRHASRAPLAVRVALPVGVLFTAVACLATLGGVITEEAVVRELPAPMAALALPQIDVAATGAANPCADEAVLAALDAGDDSATIAAFGGGGEFREAVVAGNAPCVPLDDPTHVWVVVNKLRSLSRIDYAPSSVTASSLRPTSGSVSMHPEAAQALGRMADAARAAGAGTIGINNAYRSYHLQQSTYSSIVRADGAKDADARSARPGHSEHQTGFAADIVACSSGCGGIGAFGGTPQSDWVAEHAWEHGFIVRYEQGATGMTGYIPEPWHLRYIGVELAAAYNAGGFHTLEDFFELPAAADYAH, encoded by the coding sequence ATGAGCGTCGCGTACTCCCGGCATGCGTCGCGTGCACCGCTCGCCGTCAGGGTCGCCCTGCCCGTCGGCGTGCTGTTCACCGCGGTCGCGTGCTTGGCGACGCTCGGCGGAGTGATCACCGAGGAAGCCGTGGTCAGGGAGCTGCCGGCTCCGATGGCGGCGCTGGCGCTGCCGCAGATCGATGTCGCCGCGACAGGCGCGGCGAACCCCTGTGCCGATGAGGCGGTGCTGGCGGCGCTCGACGCCGGCGACGACTCGGCGACGATCGCGGCGTTCGGCGGGGGCGGGGAGTTCCGTGAGGCGGTCGTGGCGGGCAATGCGCCCTGCGTGCCCCTGGATGATCCGACGCACGTCTGGGTGGTCGTCAACAAGCTGAGGTCTCTGAGTCGCATCGACTACGCGCCGTCGTCCGTGACGGCGTCGAGCCTGCGACCCACGTCCGGGTCAGTGAGCATGCATCCTGAAGCGGCGCAGGCTCTCGGCCGGATGGCGGACGCTGCGCGGGCGGCCGGCGCCGGCACGATCGGCATCAACAACGCCTACCGCTCGTATCACCTGCAGCAGTCCACCTATTCCTCGATCGTCCGTGCGGACGGCGCGAAGGATGCGGATGCCAGGTCGGCGCGCCCCGGTCACAGCGAGCATCAGACCGGTTTCGCCGCAGACATCGTGGCCTGTTCCTCGGGATGCGGCGGCATCGGCGCGTTCGGGGGAACGCCGCAGAGCGACTGGGTGGCCGAGCACGCCTGGGAGCACGGCTTCATCGTGCGCTACGAGCAGGGTGCTACCGGCATGACCGGGTACATCCCCGAGCCCTGGCACCTGCGATACATCGGGGTCGAACTCGCCGCGGCGTACAACGCGGGCGGGTTCCACACGCTCGAGGACTTCTTCGAGCTTCCCGCTGCGGCGGACTACGCGCACTGA
- a CDS encoding Rv2578c family radical SAM protein: MRWQGQRIEDADADALPGLENRGGIVQSVTTPEFAGMTFHEVLAKSALNAVPAASRMPFRWTINPYRGCSHACVYCFARGTHQYLDLDAGADFDSQIVVKTNVGEVLQKELRRGSWKHETVALGTNTDPYQRAEGRYKLMPGIIRTLADSGTPMSILTKGTLIRRDIPLLIEAARQVPIDIQMSIAMYDDALQHSVEPGTPTTQARLDTVRVLTDAGFRVGVFLMPVLPHMTDSVAAIDEALRRLSDAGADHVVYGALHLRAGVKPWFFQWLERERPDLVSSYRALYPGAAAESPKGYRQWLAKRMRPLIRAHGLEARSEEEHDRMRGIMRARMNPAPASAPPASPPEMLF; this comes from the coding sequence ATGCGGTGGCAGGGTCAGAGAATCGAAGATGCGGATGCCGACGCGCTCCCCGGTCTGGAGAACCGCGGCGGCATCGTGCAGTCGGTGACCACGCCCGAGTTCGCCGGGATGACCTTCCATGAGGTGCTTGCGAAGTCCGCCTTGAACGCCGTACCGGCCGCATCGCGGATGCCGTTCCGCTGGACCATCAACCCGTACCGTGGATGCTCACATGCATGCGTTTATTGCTTTGCTCGCGGCACGCACCAGTACCTGGATCTGGACGCCGGCGCAGACTTCGATTCGCAGATCGTCGTGAAGACCAACGTCGGCGAAGTGCTGCAGAAGGAGCTGCGGCGTGGATCCTGGAAGCACGAGACCGTGGCGCTCGGCACGAACACGGACCCTTATCAGCGGGCGGAGGGCCGCTACAAGCTGATGCCCGGGATCATCCGCACGCTGGCCGACTCCGGAACACCGATGTCGATCCTCACCAAGGGCACGCTGATCCGGCGCGACATCCCCCTGCTGATCGAAGCGGCGAGGCAGGTGCCGATCGACATCCAGATGTCCATCGCCATGTACGACGACGCCCTGCAGCACTCGGTGGAGCCCGGCACGCCGACCACGCAGGCGAGGCTGGACACCGTGCGGGTGCTGACGGATGCCGGCTTCCGCGTCGGAGTGTTCCTCATGCCCGTGCTGCCGCACATGACCGACTCGGTCGCGGCGATCGACGAGGCACTGCGACGACTCTCGGATGCCGGTGCCGACCACGTCGTCTACGGAGCGCTGCACCTGCGCGCGGGCGTGAAGCCATGGTTCTTCCAGTGGCTGGAGCGTGAGCGCCCCGACCTCGTGTCCTCCTACCGTGCGCTGTACCCGGGAGCGGCTGCGGAGTCGCCGAAGGGATACCGGCAGTGGCTCGCCAAGCGGATGCGACCGCTGATCCGCGCGCACGGACTGGAGGCGCGGTCGGAGGAGGAGCACGATCGGATGCGAGGCATCATGCGCGCGCGGATGAATCCGGCACCGGCATCCGCTCCCCCGGCCTCGCCGCCGGAGATGCTCTTCTGA
- a CDS encoding DEAD/DEAH box helicase, translated as MPKNGTPKGGRPSRNFEPRFAKKTSFHDRHAGARPSRDERPATGDRRAPSSEARSYDRRPGSVSPKHRGYRPTEAGTGEPKRRWNDSDRAGRDEARGIRNRAESGRRETPHHRDERRDDRGFGERRFNDRGTRSGYQGASRDDRPRRDDRAGYGSPSSSRGNRDERPRFDRDDRGGRGGYNREERPRFNPDNRGGRGGYERNDGRTGADRNDRRPFQRDDRARRDDRPQRDDRPRRDDRAGGQGGYDRTERPRFDRTERPRSDRDDRGARGADRPSRDERPRFDRNDRTERPRFDRAERTERPRFDRADRAERPRFDRADRAERPRQDRAERPVRRDQDERPNRSDWNRTATVKSHDDHVDVVHERLEAEAVQATEVADVAFGDLGLGSNIVEILKSLGAETPFPIQAATIPAILEGRDVLGRGRTGSGKTIAFGAPLVESILSSQKGMRREFGRKPRAIILAPTRELALQIDRTVQPIARSVGLFTTQVYGGVPQGRQVGALMKGVDIVIGTPGRIEDLMKQRKLDLSEVRIAVLDEADHMTELGFVEPVQRILRATGTALDDRDASQKLLFSATLDREVASLVDEFLVEPAVYEVAGEDQESSRIEHRVLVIEHRDKAELLTSLVDRDGQTLVFARTRAYAEMLAEQFEDAGISAVSLHGDLNQAKRTRNLQKLTAGKVQVLVATDVAARGIHVDDIDLVVQADAPDEYKTYLHRAGRTGRAGRSGRVVTLIPRQRRRRMEELLSRAEIDAPFESAQPGDDVIEEIAGRVPTAAELTA; from the coding sequence ATGCCCAAGAATGGCACCCCCAAGGGCGGACGCCCGTCCCGCAACTTCGAACCGCGCTTCGCGAAGAAGACGTCGTTCCACGACCGTCACGCCGGTGCACGCCCGTCACGCGATGAGCGACCGGCCACCGGCGACCGCCGCGCCCCCTCGAGCGAGGCGCGTTCGTACGACCGCCGTCCCGGCAGCGTCAGCCCCAAGCACCGCGGCTACCGCCCGACCGAGGCCGGCACCGGTGAGCCCAAGCGCCGCTGGAACGACTCGGATCGCGCCGGTCGCGACGAGGCACGCGGCATCCGCAACCGCGCCGAGTCCGGTCGCCGCGAGACCCCGCACCACCGCGATGAGCGTCGCGATGACCGTGGATTCGGTGAGCGCCGGTTCAACGACCGCGGCACACGCAGCGGATACCAGGGCGCCTCGCGCGATGACCGTCCGCGTCGGGACGACCGGGCGGGTTATGGGTCCCCGAGCTCGTCGAGGGGCAACCGCGACGAGCGTCCGCGTTTCGACCGCGACGATCGCGGAGGACGCGGTGGGTACAACCGCGAGGAGCGTCCGCGCTTCAACCCGGACAACCGTGGTGGGCGCGGCGGATACGAGCGCAATGACGGTCGCACCGGTGCGGACCGCAACGACCGTCGTCCGTTCCAGCGCGACGACCGCGCTCGCCGCGACGACCGGCCTCAGCGCGACGACCGTCCGCGTCGGGATGACCGCGCCGGAGGCCAGGGCGGCTACGACCGCACGGAGCGTCCCCGTTTCGACCGCACGGAGCGTCCCCGTTCTGACCGTGACGACCGCGGAGCCCGTGGCGCCGACCGTCCGTCGCGCGATGAGCGTCCCCGCTTCGATCGCAACGATCGCACGGAGCGTCCCCGCTTCGACCGCGCTGAGCGCACCGAGCGTCCGCGCTTCGACCGCGCTGACCGCGCCGAGCGTCCGCGCTTCGACCGCGCTGACCGCGCCGAGCGTCCGCGTCAGGATCGCGCCGAGCGACCGGTCCGCCGTGACCAGGACGAACGTCCGAACCGCAGCGACTGGAACCGCACCGCGACGGTCAAGTCGCACGACGATCACGTCGACGTCGTCCACGAGCGTCTCGAGGCCGAGGCCGTGCAGGCGACCGAGGTCGCTGACGTCGCGTTCGGCGACCTCGGGCTGGGCTCGAACATCGTCGAGATCCTGAAGAGCCTGGGTGCCGAGACCCCGTTCCCGATCCAGGCCGCGACGATCCCCGCGATCCTCGAGGGCCGCGACGTGCTCGGCCGTGGCCGCACCGGCTCCGGCAAGACGATCGCCTTCGGCGCTCCGCTGGTCGAGAGCATCCTGAGCTCGCAGAAGGGCATGCGCCGCGAGTTCGGCCGCAAGCCGCGCGCGATCATCCTCGCGCCGACCCGTGAGCTGGCGCTGCAGATCGACCGCACCGTGCAGCCGATCGCCCGCAGCGTCGGACTGTTCACCACGCAGGTCTACGGCGGCGTGCCGCAGGGCCGTCAGGTCGGTGCGCTGATGAAGGGCGTCGACATCGTGATCGGCACCCCGGGTCGCATCGAGGACCTCATGAAGCAGCGCAAGCTCGACCTGTCCGAGGTGCGCATCGCCGTGCTCGACGAGGCCGATCACATGACCGAGCTCGGTTTCGTGGAGCCCGTGCAGCGCATCCTTCGTGCCACCGGCACGGCGCTCGATGACCGTGACGCCAGCCAGAAGCTGCTGTTCTCGGCGACGCTCGACCGCGAGGTCGCATCGCTCGTGGATGAGTTCCTCGTCGAGCCGGCCGTCTACGAGGTCGCCGGTGAGGACCAGGAGTCCAGCCGGATCGAGCACCGCGTGCTCGTGATCGAGCACCGCGACAAGGCCGAGCTGCTCACCTCGCTCGTCGACCGCGACGGCCAGACGCTGGTCTTCGCCCGCACTCGTGCGTACGCCGAGATGCTCGCCGAGCAGTTCGAGGATGCCGGCATCTCCGCCGTCTCGCTGCACGGCGACCTGAACCAGGCCAAGCGCACGCGCAACCTGCAGAAGCTCACCGCGGGCAAGGTGCAGGTGCTCGTCGCCACGGACGTCGCCGCGCGCGGCATCCACGTCGACGACATCGACCTGGTCGTCCAGGCCGATGCGCCCGACGAGTACAAGACCTACCTGCACCGCGCCGGCCGCACCGGTCGCGCGGGCCGCTCGGGTCGTGTCGTCACGCTGATCCCGCGTCAGCGCCGCCGTCGCATGGAGGAGCTGCTCAGCCGCGCCGAGATCGACGCTCCGTTCGAGTCCGCTCAGCCGGGCGACGACGTGATCGAGGAGATCGCCGGTCGCGTCCCGACCGCGGCCGAGCTCACCGCCTGA
- a CDS encoding aldose 1-epimerase family protein, with protein sequence MPLDDTMISPTGIRIHLRRGEVTAQVAQVGASLRHLSVGGVDIVPPYPDDVPTPMASGVVLAPWPNRVRDGIWQDGETTRALAITETKFHNASHGLLRFAAYDVVEQSEDAVTLAATIFPQTGYPYLVATTVRFALTDAGIDVAHTLTNHSADAAPVALGIHPYLTIGDADPRDLVLRLPAETYFETDDRMLPVGESPVSDGTDLRGGRRLSDLQLDTGFASLHRDADGLVRTTLSAPDDRTVTLHQGAGLDYVQAFTTDRYPGQSLVVAVEPMTAPADAFNSGRGLRRLSQGESWTLAWGIRFS encoded by the coding sequence ATGCCTCTCGACGACACGATGATCTCCCCCACCGGCATCCGGATCCACCTGCGTCGCGGCGAGGTGACCGCACAGGTCGCGCAGGTCGGCGCGTCACTGCGGCACCTGAGCGTCGGCGGCGTCGACATCGTCCCGCCCTACCCCGACGACGTGCCGACGCCGATGGCATCCGGCGTCGTGCTCGCTCCGTGGCCGAACCGCGTCCGTGACGGCATCTGGCAGGACGGCGAGACGACTCGCGCCCTCGCGATCACCGAGACCAAGTTCCACAACGCCAGCCACGGCCTGCTGCGGTTCGCTGCGTACGACGTCGTCGAGCAGAGCGAGGATGCGGTGACCCTCGCCGCGACGATCTTCCCGCAGACCGGCTACCCGTACCTGGTCGCGACGACGGTGCGCTTTGCGCTGACGGATGCCGGGATCGACGTCGCCCACACGCTGACCAACCACTCCGCCGATGCGGCGCCGGTCGCCCTCGGCATCCACCCGTACCTGACGATCGGCGACGCCGATCCGCGTGATCTCGTGCTGCGCCTGCCCGCGGAGACGTACTTCGAGACCGACGACCGGATGCTGCCCGTCGGCGAGTCCCCGGTCTCCGACGGCACGGATCTGCGCGGGGGGCGTCGGCTGAGCGACCTGCAGTTGGACACCGGGTTCGCGAGCCTGCACCGTGACGCAGACGGACTGGTGCGCACGACGCTCTCCGCGCCGGACGACCGCACGGTGACCCTGCATCAGGGTGCCGGCCTGGACTACGTGCAGGCCTTCACGACCGACCGTTATCCCGGGCAGTCCCTGGTCGTCGCGGTCGAGCCCATGACTGCACCCGCCGACGCCTTCAACTCGGGCCGCGGGCTGCGCCGGCTTTCTCAGGGCGAGTCGTGGACGCTGGCATGGGGCATCCGCTTCTCCTGA